The following proteins are co-located in the Triticum aestivum cultivar Chinese Spring chromosome 1A, IWGSC CS RefSeq v2.1, whole genome shotgun sequence genome:
- the LOC123180777 gene encoding uncharacterized protein: protein MAFLGELLRVTRSIGSRKMMEGKSHDGSGSWRQAPAPVRQLFWRVRRAMLRPKRQAVSFGYDLKSYSHNFDDGIVPAHRL, encoded by the coding sequence ATGGCGTTTCTGGGAGAATTATTGCGTGTGACGAGGAGCATCGGCAGCCGGAAGATGATGGAGGGGAAGAGCCATGACGGGTCGGGGTCGTGGCGGCAGGCACCGGCTCCTGTGAGGCAGCTGTTCTGGAGGGTGAGGCGCGCCATGCTGCGGCCGAAGCGCCAAGCCGTGAGCTTCGGGTACGACCTCAAGAGCTACTCCCACAACTTCGATGACGGCATCGTCCCCGCCCACCGCCTCTAG